A stretch of Pseudoliparis swirei isolate HS2019 ecotype Mariana Trench chromosome 14, NWPU_hadal_v1, whole genome shotgun sequence DNA encodes these proteins:
- the dusp27 gene encoding serine/threonine/tyrosine-interacting-like protein 2, with translation MASTNESGEHRDQTVPGSEEEEEEENQRRLRGIQSHYLRCPSPSFSTASESRFSLISGSDAASIFMEPIHLSSAIAAKKIIGEELPPRSVQAESVPESMLETAEQLMVEDLYNRVRDMTDDRSPYNTPCVLDLQRAMVQARLEAPPNPVDEVWPGVFIAEKSVAVNKARLKRMGVTHVLNAAHGTGVYTGESFYAGMTLQYLGIEVDDFPDADISPHFRPTAEFLDDALLTHKGKVLVVSMMGVSRAAVLVASYLMIFQHMSVMEALSSVRKKRAINPNEGFLKQLRALNEALMEEREDDDDTLSQCSVVDARARARIFGEEEEEDDEEEERSMVGVKAHSIVMEEEEDGQSVMSSVASSAFRSTPTDQRPARREVVLPETGGGGGGEEEEEEEEDGLDSMIREWQRRNEKYQDDGWWEAQLDSDGEDGECVGEGGRKEASPDAESVTSEEVRAVKERPRRRVRRPASDAGSSSSSMSYSDLWKRRLKEMEEQAAARYRRKEDEGGGTEGGRKKMDEEVESLLSDSGSMYNFCHKNKDKMTPLERWRVKRIQFGWNKKDREGGGGAETPAHRDVDLTAYQTWKLRQQRRLGEENKEEVVEMSRGEDSAMAKRRQRREEILERSKKTLEESRSMCGWEAETHVSGGAVPLSAFWAGATGTPSVANDDAASALSGRSSVVSSVSQPRGARSVAPVPPILPVPTLPGPGGEPMVNLASIQNWIAEVVSETIRQKQTEMSPSPPSRAGSEFRSGSLVSGRGAEDDSASLWSAASCSRGPGGALLSGSSVSGLTGRSSAPGPKRNKITGTSVPLCSLFQDQVDMGKLDAMDREMKAEMRGKMAAYERKKILEDNKRSTMYKKKKPKDDEEEQRKKKEEDFLAEAKKEKKPARTFGLSGCLNLSPALEREKNTSVDDWLASVRPPPNKMAAAAAGQSDDDLHASASEFDFSSRRASYALDEDEEALGVPSGFGSQDARGGSAAALGSRRPESGEAAESFAERRPARRSRYEGGVEGGSRSGREGAGKTQEEEEEDDVTTFIAQTRQRARARAAAEADDHEVLEAWRAQQDARALSGAPRRGRTDADSQ, from the exons ATGGCCTCGACCAATGAGAGCGGCGAGCACCGGGACCAGACGGTCCCTggcagcgaggaagaggaggaggaggagaaccagaggagGCTCCGAGGAATCCAGTCTCACTACCTCCGCTGCCCGTCGCCCAG TTTCTCCACGGCTTCAGAGTCCAGGTTCTCGTTGATCTCCGGTTCCGACGCCGCCAGCATCTTCATGGAGCCCATCCACCTCTCGTCCGCCATCGCCGCCAAGAAGATCATCGGCGAGG AGCTGCCGCCCCGCAGCGTGCAGGCCGAGTCCGTCCCGGAGTCCATGCTGGAGACGGCGGAGCAGCTGATGGTGGAGGACCTGTACAACCGCGTCCGGGACATGACCGACGACCGCAGCCCCTACAACACGCCCTGCGTGCTGGACCTGCAGAGGGCCATGGTGCAGGCCCGCCTGGAGGCCCCGCCCAACCCCGTGGACGAGGTCTGGCCCGGAGTCTTCATCGCCGAGAA GTCGGTGGCGGTGAACAAGGCTCGGCTGAAGCGGATGGGCGTGACCCACGTGCTGAACGCCGCCCACGGCACGGGCGTGTACACCGGCGAGTCGTTCTACGCCGGCATGACGCTGCAGTATTTGGGCATCGAGGTGGACGACTTCCCCGACGCCGACATCTCGCCGCACTTCCGGCCCACGGCCGAGTTCCTGGACGACGCTCTGCTGACACACAAAG GGAAGGTCCTGGTGGTGTCCATGATGGGCGTGAGCCGCGCCGCCGTGCTGGTGGCGTCCTACCTGATGATCTTCCAGCACATGAGCGTCATGGAGGCCCTGAGCTCCGTGAGGAAGAAGCGCGCCATCAACCCCAACGAGGGCTTCCTGAAGCAGCTGCGGGCGCTCAACGAGGCGCTGATGGAGGAGCGCGAAGACGACGACGACACGCTCAGCCAGTGTTCCGTCGTGGACGCGCGTGCCCGCGCTCGCATCTtcggcgaggaagaggaggaggacgacgaggaggaggagcggagtaTGGTCGGGGTGAAGGCGCACTCCAtcgtgatggaggaggaggaggacggccaGAGCGTGATGAGCAGCGTCGCCTCGTCCGCCTTCAGGAGCACGCCGACCGACCAGAGGCCGGCCCGACGGGAGGTCGTCCTGCCGGAGACGGGgggcggaggaggcggcgaggaggaggaggaggaggaagaggacggccTGGACAGCATGATCCGTGAGTGGCAGAGGAGGAACGAGAAATACCAGGACGACGGCTGGTGGGAGGCGCAGCTGGACAGCGACGGCGAGGACGGGGAATGTGTCGGCGAGGGCGGACGGAAGGAGGCGTCCCCGGACGCGGAGAGCGTCACCAGCGAGGAGGTGCGCGCCGTGAAGGAGCGGCCGAGGCGCCGCGTCAGGCGCCCGGCCTCGGACGCcgggtcctcctccagctccatgaGCTACTCCGACCTGTGGAAGCGGCGGCTGAAGGAAATGGAGGAGCAAGCCGCCGCCCGCTACCGCAGGAAGGAGGACGAGGGCGGCGGCacggaaggagggaggaagaagatggacgaggaggtggagagcCTCCTCTCCGACTCCGGCTCCATGTATAACTTCTGCCACAAGAACAAGGACAAGATGACGCCGCTGGAGCGCTGGCGCGTCAAGAGGATCCAGTTCGGCTGGAACAAGAAGGACcgcgagggagggggaggagccgagACGCCGGCCCACCGGGACGTGGACCTGACGGCGTACCAGACGTGGAAGCTGAGGCAGCAGCGGCGCCTCGGGGAGGAGAacaaggaggaggtggtggagatgaGTCGCGGCGAGGACTCGGCGATGGCGAAGCGGCGGCAGCGCCGCGAGGAGATCCTGGAGCGCTCCAAGAAGACGCTGGAGGAGAGCCGGTCCATGTGCGGCTGGGAGGCTGAGACCCACGTGAGCGGCGGCGCCGTGCCCCTCTCCGCCTTCTGGGCCGGCGCCACGGGAACGCCGAGCGTCGCCAACGACGACGCGGCGTCCGCGCTCAGCGGCCGGTCGTCCGTCGTCTCCTCGGTGTCGCAGCCTCGCGGCGCCAGGTCCGTCGCGCCGGTTCCCCCCATCCTGCCGGTGCCGACGCTCCCGGGCCCCGGAGGAGAACCCATGGTCAACCTGGCCAGCATCCAGAACTGGATCGCCGAGGTCGTCTCTGAAACCATCAGGCAGAAGCAGACAGAGATGAGCCCGTCTCCGCCGTCGCGCGCCGGGTCGGAGTTCCGCTCCGGCAGCCTGGTGTCGGGCCGCGGCGCGGAGGACGACAGCGCCTCCCTGTGGAGCGCCGCCTCCTGCTCGCGGGGGCCGGGCGGGGCGCTCCTCTCCGGCAGCAGCGTCTCCGGTCTCACCGGGAGAAGCTCGGCTCCGGGACCCAAGAGGAACAAGATCACCGGCACCAGCGTGCCGCTCTGCAGCCTCTTCCAGGACCAGGTGGACATGGGCAAGCTGGACGCCATGGACAGGGAGATGAAGGCCGAGATGAGGGGCAAGATGGCCGCCTACGAGAGGAAGAAGATCCTGGAGGACAACAAGCGCAGCACCatgtacaagaagaagaagccgaaggacgacgaagaggagcagaggaagaagaaagaggaggatttTCTGGCGGAagcaaagaaggagaagaaacccGCGAGGACCTTCGGCCTCTCCGGGTGTCTGAACCTCAGCCCGgcgctggagagagagaagaacacCAGCGTGGACGACTGGCTGGCGAGCGTCCGGCCTCCTCCAAACAagatggccgccgccgccgccggccaaTCGGACGACGACCTCCACGCCTCCGCGTCCGAATTCGACTTCTCCAGCCGCCGGGCGTCCTACGCGCTCGACGAGGACGAGGAAGCGCTCGGCGTTCCCTCCGGGTTCGGGTCGCAGGACGCTCGCGGCGGGTCGGCGGCGGCGCTCGGCTCCAGGCGGCCAGAGAGCGGCGAGGCCGCGGAGAGCTTCGCCGAGAGGAGGCCCGCCCGGCGCTCGCGGTACGAGGGCGGCGTGGAGGGAGGGAGTCgcagtgggagggagggagccggcaagacacaggaggaggaggaggaggatgacgtcaccacCTTCATCGCCCAAACCAGGCAGAGGGCCAGAGCCCGGGCCGCCGCCGAGGCCGACGACCACGAGGTGCTGGAGGCCTGGAGGGCGCAGCAGGACGCCAGGGCGCTCAGCGGGGCGCCTCGGAGAGGACGGACAGACGCCGACTCTCAGTGA
- the LOC130204247 gene encoding cilia- and flagella-associated protein 251-like: MASWWSAVDLLDGLDLEENSLVTRVLQAVGMFGDILSLEDAMDVPPEDHGDGTSGEEDKKVEEEEEMTMTMAEEEEEKVGKEGGEQQDWKDKDDSREEEEEEEVEEGDMEKQVGVKEEEEENIEGEEEEVMAMTMKEVEEEEEGGEQQVQDWKDNGDSREEEEEEEEKIKEEEEEEEKMDALGDKGEHEEPNDEPANELHHSDEEVKSLGDEEVKSLRDEEVKSLRDEEVKSLRDEEVKSLRDEEVKSVEEQERVETTPLTSLPAPGPREEAAAEDAPPELPTVTEWFSPAAGGRREPSPTTTSPGPGHPEMEVKEVKEDEEVEEVKEDKEVKEDEEDGGEGSEKNSEADGKKNVRHRSSAYQTVSYRRIRRGNTRQRIQEFEAMKDA; this comes from the exons ATGGCGAGCTGGTGGTCTGCCGTAGACCTGCTGGACGGTCTGGACCTGGAGGAGAACTCCCTGGTGACCCGGGTCCTGCAGGCTGTCGGGATGTTTGGAGACATTCTGTCCTTGGAGGACGCCATGGACGTCCCCCCGGAGGACCACGGCGACGGGAcctcaggtgaggaggacaaaaaggtagaagaagaagaagaaatgacgatgacgatggcggaagaagaggaagagaaggtgggaaaggaaggaggagagcagcaggactggaaagataaagatgacagtagagaggaagaggaagaggaggaggtggaggagggtgacATGGAAAAGCAGGTAGgagtgaaagaggaggaggaggagaatattgaaggagaagaagaagaagtaatgGCCATGACAATGAAGGAAgtcgaggaagaagaggaaggaggagagcagcaggtTCAAGACTGGAAAGATAACGGTgacagcagagaggaagaggaggaggaggaggagaagattaaagaagaagaagaggaagaagaaaagatggatGCCTTGGGAGAcaaaggagaacatgaggaaccCAATGATGAACCAGCGAACGAGCTCCATCACTCAGACGAAGAGGTGAAGAGTctgggagacgaggaggtgaagagtctgagagacgaggaggtgaagagtctgagagacgaggaggtgaagagtctgagagacgaggaggtgaagagtctgagagacgaggaggtgaagagtgtggaggagcaggagcgtgTTGAAACAACGCcgctgacatcacttcctgctcctggaCCACGAGAGGAAGCTGCAGCCGAGGACGCTCCACCTGAGCTCCCCACAg TGACAGAGTGGTTTTCACCGGCCGCAGGAGGACGCCGAGAACCGAGTCCGACCACGACCTCACCGGGCCCCGGACACCCCGAgatggaagtgaaggaggtCAAAGAGGACGAAGAGGTCGAAGAGGTCAAAGAGGACAAAGAGGTcaaagaggacgaagaggacggaggggaAGGAAGTGAGAAGAACAGCGAGGCGGACGGCAAGAAGAACGTCCGCCATCGATCCTCAGCGTACCAAACCGTGTCCTACCGGAGGATCCGCAGAGGAAACACCCGACAGAGGATCCAGGAGTTCGAGGCCATGAAGGACGCCTGA